A genomic window from Companilactobacillus alimentarius DSM 20249 includes:
- the celB gene encoding PTS cellobiose transporter subunit IIC, which yields MANEESSTFKDKLINIAGKFAGSRFVRAIMDAGYSVIPFSIIGAIFLILTVLPQAFPIPGFAALYAHSLGRFTNLFQVIYNATMGILALVFAGQFTFSYTKIYQQEEKLALVPINALFMFMMAFFITVPQLIWKSGTIQFQQSLNPNNIIGAGIAVSTSGITRIASVGIFTGLVVGWITVQIYRFTVKHNWQIKMPDSVPAGVSNSFSSLIPGLCVAVVIAAINLALVFAGTDIFKLLFIPFSFISDITNTWWGFLIIIFLIHFLWWFGVHGSTIMSSFYTPIVLANMAANVKGANNFFAGDPLNGFVIIGGAGATLGLAIWLATCAKSVQLKEIGKVEVVPAIFNINEPILFGLPIVYNVDLMIPFIAAPLASGLVSYFAITLKLVPKIITQQPWPTPVGLSGFIGTASWKGAVLSIVCAIVAFLVWYPFIKRYDKRLLKQEQEAGGSAESAA from the coding sequence ATGGCAAATGAGGAGTCAAGCACCTTCAAGGATAAGCTGATCAACATTGCCGGTAAATTTGCTGGTTCTAGATTTGTTAGAGCCATCATGGATGCTGGTTATAGTGTCATCCCATTCTCAATCATTGGTGCTATTTTCTTAATTTTAACTGTTTTACCACAAGCATTCCCAATTCCTGGGTTTGCCGCATTATACGCACATAGTTTAGGACGTTTTACGAACTTATTCCAAGTTATTTATAATGCCACAATGGGTATTTTAGCCCTAGTCTTTGCGGGTCAATTCACTTTCTCTTATACTAAGATCTATCAACAAGAGGAAAAATTGGCTCTGGTTCCTATCAATGCCTTGTTCATGTTTATGATGGCATTCTTTATCACTGTTCCACAATTAATTTGGAAGAGTGGTACTATTCAATTCCAACAATCACTAAATCCTAATAACATTATCGGAGCTGGTATTGCCGTATCAACTTCAGGTATTACTAGAATTGCCTCTGTTGGTATCTTTACTGGTTTAGTTGTTGGTTGGATTACAGTTCAAATTTATCGCTTCACTGTAAAACACAACTGGCAAATCAAAATGCCAGACTCAGTTCCAGCTGGTGTTTCGAACTCATTCAGTTCATTGATTCCAGGATTATGCGTGGCTGTCGTAATCGCTGCTATCAACTTGGCTTTGGTTTTTGCCGGAACCGATATCTTCAAGTTACTATTCATTCCATTCTCATTTATTAGTGATATTACTAATACTTGGTGGGGATTCTTGATCATCATCTTCTTGATCCACTTCCTATGGTGGTTCGGTGTTCATGGTTCAACAATCATGAGTTCATTCTACACACCAATCGTCTTAGCAAATATGGCTGCTAACGTTAAAGGAGCTAACAACTTCTTCGCTGGTGACCCACTAAACGGATTCGTTATTATCGGTGGTGCTGGTGCTACATTAGGTTTGGCTATTTGGCTAGCAACTTGTGCTAAATCAGTTCAATTGAAGGAAATTGGTAAAGTTGAAGTTGTTCCAGCTATCTTCAATATCAATGAACCAATTCTCTTCGGTCTACCTATCGTTTATAACGTTGATTTGATGATTCCATTTATCGCTGCACCATTAGCTTCAGGACTAGTAAGTTACTTCGCTATTACTTTGAAGTTAGTTCCTAAGATCATTACTCAACAACCATGGCCTACACCAGTTGGTTTGAGTGGATTTATCGGAACAGCTAGTTGGAAAGGTGCTGTCCTTTCTATCGTCTGCGCTATCGTTGCCTTCCTTGTTTGGTATCCATTTATCAAACGTTACGACAAGAGATTGCTCAAACAAGAACAAGAAGCCGGCGGTTCAGCTGAATCAGCTGCTTAA
- a CDS encoding PadR family transcriptional regulator encodes MNNSQLLKGTLEGCVLIVIADGEVYGYELVQKLNQLGFTNLIGGTVYPLLQKLEKNGDLKSQRKPSSEGPSRKYYSLTDQGKEKKKKFIVQWHSLEQIVNQIIAGK; translated from the coding sequence ATGAATAATTCTCAATTGCTCAAAGGAACCCTTGAAGGTTGCGTTTTAATTGTCATTGCCGATGGCGAAGTCTATGGATATGAACTCGTTCAAAAATTAAATCAACTCGGTTTTACCAATTTAATTGGCGGTACCGTTTATCCACTTTTACAAAAATTAGAAAAAAACGGTGATTTGAAGAGTCAACGCAAACCATCATCAGAAGGACCTTCTCGTAAATATTACTCATTGACGGATCAAGGTAAAGAGAAAAAAAAGAAGTTTATCGTCCAATGGCATTCATTAGAACAGATTGTCAACCAAATCATTGCAGGAAAATAA
- a CDS encoding DUF389 domain-containing protein, translated as MDNEELLKSEIIDRHVRQGLGLSWLNFAVLFCATIIACVGLNMDSVAVIIGAMLISPIMDPIIGMGYGFGIRDTKLIRKAATLYIIEVVVALVAATIYFSLSPIKDASDQIIARTQPAICS; from the coding sequence ATGGATAATGAGGAATTACTTAAATCAGAAATAATTGATCGACATGTTCGCCAAGGATTGGGGCTAAGTTGGCTGAATTTTGCGGTACTATTTTGCGCCACGATTATTGCCTGTGTCGGTTTAAATATGGATTCAGTAGCTGTGATCATTGGGGCAATGCTGATTTCACCAATAATGGATCCAATTATTGGGATGGGTTATGGGTTTGGAATTCGTGACACCAAATTGATTCGTAAAGCAGCTACACTTTATATTATTGAGGTTGTGGTTGCTTTAGTTGCGGCCACGATCTACTTTTCTCTATCGCCGATTAAGGACGCTAGTGATCAGATTATTGCTCGAACGCAGCCGGCTATTTGTTCTTGA
- a CDS encoding dihydrofolate reductase family protein, whose protein sequence is MTTRPLPDEDNIHFINGKVAEVVEKLKRESSHGDIWIIGGSNVIAPLVNADLIDIYHIGIVPIVLGKGIPLFSNQVQFKELNLASVKKINEIVYLEYVK, encoded by the coding sequence ATGACCACTCGTCCCTTACCAGATGAAGACAATATTCACTTCATTAATGGCAAAGTAGCTGAGGTAGTTGAGAAATTGAAAAGAGAATCTTCGCATGGCGATATCTGGATTATCGGAGGAAGTAACGTGATTGCTCCACTGGTAAACGCTGATTTGATTGATATTTATCATATCGGGATAGTTCCAATCGTTTTGGGAAAAGGAATTCCTTTGTTTTCTAATCAGGTGCAGTTTAAAGAATTGAATCTAGCTTCTGTGAAAAAAATTAATGAAATTGTTTATTTAGAGTACGTGAAATAA
- a CDS encoding serine hydrolase, translated as MCAFAVGLSYFFNNSYASTGIENIKTNQTIKHKHKIIKANLTNYLNSVTKDKTASVSFYSLGAVDGSSAANSKYAKLYQKGALEVESNASTVNTAASTYKLYIAAYLMNQKLNGNFSWSDTNWDSFSKMIVNSENDFSEAQLDNYGADAISQFVKNQGWYPSVFRDGQAAQTTSYSLQLLLEELDAGTGAFQNKSDRIKILKLMGQQIYRTGIPAGASAAKSGTTVQDKVGFLNDTNNDAGIVTLPNGEKYILVVMTNGHNQSGLSGFSRIAEITKNVQKIVYGSDAGTKLVDYSK; from the coding sequence GTGTGTGCCTTTGCCGTTGGTTTAAGCTACTTTTTCAATAATTCCTATGCTTCAACTGGAATAGAGAATATCAAGACTAATCAGACCATTAAACACAAGCACAAGATTATTAAAGCTAATCTTACTAATTACTTGAACAGTGTCACCAAGGACAAAACAGCTAGTGTTAGTTTTTATAGTTTGGGTGCGGTTGATGGTAGCAGTGCTGCTAATAGTAAGTATGCTAAGCTTTATCAAAAGGGTGCTTTAGAGGTTGAATCGAATGCTTCGACCGTGAATACGGCGGCCAGCACTTATAAGTTGTATATAGCCGCTTATCTGATGAATCAAAAGCTTAACGGCAATTTCAGTTGGAGTGACACTAACTGGGATAGTTTCTCGAAAATGATTGTTAATAGTGAGAATGATTTCTCTGAAGCTCAGCTTGATAATTATGGGGCTGACGCTATCAGTCAATTTGTCAAAAATCAGGGATGGTATCCGTCGGTCTTTCGTGATGGGCAAGCCGCTCAAACTACTAGTTACAGTTTGCAACTTCTGTTAGAGGAGCTTGATGCTGGGACTGGCGCTTTTCAAAACAAGTCTGATCGAATTAAAATCTTGAAGTTGATGGGTCAACAAATTTATCGTACGGGTATTCCTGCCGGAGCGAGTGCTGCTAAGAGTGGTACAACGGTTCAAGATAAGGTCGGTTTCCTAAATGATACTAATAATGACGCCGGAATCGTTACGTTGCCAAATGGGGAAAAGTATATTCTGGTTGTTATGACAAATGGCCACAATCAAAGCGGACTCAGTGGTTTTTCACGGATTGCTGAAATCACAAAGAATGTCCAAAAAATTGTTTATGGATCTGACGCCGGAACTAAATTGGTGGATTATTCTAAATAA
- a CDS encoding Cof-type HAD-IIB family hydrolase translates to MNNNPYNIKLVAVDIDGTFMRSDYTYDVPRFKQVLARMREAGCGFVVASGNQYYQLRSHFPDYYNELSFVAENGALVKDKEETVFSANISREAILKTLSLCKKYPEIKNVMCGLRSAYCERGTVSDDFFELTNKYYPRLQWVDDLAQVDDSILKFAPTVPVEKTDYYTELFKDQLKGLLVPTGSGHGSIDLIVPGCHKASGLKRLVKRWNITSEQCVAFGDGNNDIEMLKYSGRGYAMDNASKEVKDIADYICPSNNDDGVLVTLDKLFPTQ, encoded by the coding sequence ATGAATAATAATCCTTATAACATTAAATTGGTTGCCGTCGACATTGATGGTACCTTTATGCGTAGCGATTATACGTATGATGTTCCCAGATTTAAACAAGTTTTGGCTCGAATGAGAGAAGCCGGCTGTGGATTCGTCGTAGCTAGTGGGAATCAATATTACCAATTACGTTCTCATTTCCCTGATTATTATAATGAACTAAGTTTTGTTGCCGAAAATGGAGCCCTCGTAAAGGATAAGGAAGAAACAGTTTTTTCAGCAAATATTTCTAGAGAAGCTATTTTGAAAACTCTTAGTCTATGTAAAAAGTATCCTGAGATTAAAAATGTGATGTGTGGCTTACGTAGTGCTTATTGTGAAAGAGGAACCGTGAGTGATGATTTCTTTGAATTAACCAATAAATATTACCCTAGATTGCAGTGGGTTGATGACCTTGCCCAAGTCGACGATTCTATTTTAAAATTTGCTCCCACCGTTCCCGTAGAAAAGACCGACTATTATACTGAATTATTTAAAGATCAATTAAAGGGATTGCTCGTTCCAACCGGAAGTGGTCATGGATCAATAGATTTAATAGTTCCGGGTTGTCATAAAGCTTCTGGTTTAAAAAGATTGGTCAAACGTTGGAATATTACTTCAGAACAATGTGTCGCCTTTGGCGATGGAAATAATGATATCGAAATGTTGAAATATAGTGGCAGAGGATATGCCATGGATAACGCTTCTAAAGAAGTAAAGGACATTGCAGATTATATCTGTCCGTCAAATAATGACGATGGCGTATTGGTAACATTGGATAAATTATTCCCAACCCAATAA
- a CDS encoding inorganic phosphate transporter yields the protein MGVIFVNGWTDAPNAIATAVSTRVLRPNVAIGMAVAMNFFGALVMTFFNAQVAETISNIVSFDGAGNSSQIALAAALFAIVSWAVLAWWFGIPTSESHALIAGLTGAAMALGGLQAVNAAEWWKVLIGLLVSTVCGLGAGYLITKLIIFIFQGVNRIFANKLFTVGQAFSAMAMAFLHGAQDGQKFMGVFMLTLYYNNLVEKTGNGFDIPIWVMILCSVTMGVGTSVGGRKIIKSVGMDMAKLEKYQGFSADLGAAITLFFCSIFGIPVSTTHTKTTAIMGAGAARRVSSVDWSIVRDMILAWVLTFPGCGLIAYFMAKLFMIIF from the coding sequence ATGGGGGTTATCTTCGTTAACGGCTGGACCGATGCCCCAAACGCCATTGCTACTGCTGTTTCTACACGGGTATTGAGACCGAATGTGGCAATTGGTATGGCTGTGGCAATGAACTTTTTTGGAGCTTTAGTGATGACTTTTTTTAATGCTCAAGTTGCAGAGACTATCAGTAATATCGTTAGTTTCGACGGCGCGGGTAATTCCAGTCAAATCGCTTTAGCTGCTGCTTTGTTTGCAATTGTTAGCTGGGCTGTTTTGGCTTGGTGGTTTGGGATTCCGACGAGTGAATCGCACGCTTTGATTGCGGGATTAACTGGTGCGGCAATGGCTTTGGGGGGATTGCAAGCTGTCAATGCTGCCGAATGGTGGAAAGTCTTGATAGGATTGTTAGTTTCGACTGTCTGCGGATTGGGTGCCGGCTATTTAATCACTAAGTTGATTATTTTTATTTTCCAAGGAGTCAATCGAATCTTTGCCAATAAATTATTTACAGTCGGACAAGCCTTCAGTGCCATGGCAATGGCCTTTTTACATGGTGCGCAAGATGGTCAGAAGTTTATGGGAGTATTCATGTTGACGCTCTACTACAATAATTTAGTTGAGAAAACGGGCAATGGGTTTGACATTCCTATTTGGGTAATGATCTTGTGCTCAGTTACGATGGGAGTGGGAACTTCTGTCGGTGGTAGGAAGATTATTAAATCAGTTGGGATGGATATGGCTAAATTAGAAAAGTATCAAGGTTTCTCAGCTGACTTAGGTGCGGCAATAACTTTATTTTTCTGTTCAATATTTGGCATTCCCGTTTCTACGACACATACTAAAACAACGGCAATCATGGGTGCTGGAGCTGCCAGGAGAGTCTCATCTGTGGATTGGAGCATTGTTAGAGATATGATTTTGGCCTGGGTATTAACTTTTCCAGGTTGCGGATTGATTGCTTATTTTATGGCAAAATTATTCATGATAATTTTTTAG
- a CDS encoding dihydrofolate reductase family protein produces MARKVILFITQTLDGYIANEKGKIDFSWNSKFSTGNAVDREYEKLSRRVDTVVMGRHTYNQVVNDM; encoded by the coding sequence ATGGCACGAAAAGTTATCTTGTTTATTACCCAAACATTGGACGGCTATATTGCCAATGAAAAGGGAAAAATTGATTTCTCGTGGAATTCAAAGTTTTCAACTGGCAATGCGGTTGATCGAGAATATGAGAAATTATCAAGAAGAGTCGATACAGTTGTTATGGGACGTCACACATATAATCAGGTGGTCAATGACATGTAG
- a CDS encoding DUF47 domain-containing protein — MIRKKKFDFFKAMQHLADDALKASKVLTEIIENYDPDQFSEKCQQINDIETDGDEDVKKTMNELYVAFITPIDREDIVQLVDKLDNIIDGINGLTYEFYYLNIQEMRPETDKFMDLINEAIAAVQQSVAEFSHFKNSKTLVQNIDNTNRIESLGDELYTKHLRKLFSEEENDPITIIRWQKIYGGFEKVLDSCEDCADVMGGLVIKNS, encoded by the coding sequence ATGATTCGAAAAAAGAAGTTTGATTTCTTTAAAGCAATGCAACACTTAGCTGATGATGCTTTGAAAGCTAGTAAAGTTTTGACCGAAATTATCGAAAATTATGATCCAGACCAATTTTCAGAAAAGTGTCAACAGATCAACGATATTGAAACTGATGGCGATGAGGATGTAAAGAAGACGATGAATGAATTGTACGTTGCCTTTATTACACCAATTGATCGAGAGGATATTGTCCAATTAGTGGATAAGCTCGACAACATTATTGATGGTATCAATGGTTTGACCTATGAATTTTACTATTTAAATATTCAAGAAATGCGACCTGAAACGGATAAGTTTATGGACTTAATCAATGAAGCAATTGCGGCAGTACAACAGTCCGTTGCAGAGTTTTCTCATTTTAAAAATTCTAAAACACTAGTCCAAAATATTGATAACACTAATCGAATTGAATCTTTGGGTGATGAATTGTATACCAAACATTTGCGCAAACTTTTTAGTGAAGAAGAAAACGATCCAATCACGATTATTAGATGGCAGAAGATTTATGGTGGGTTTGAGAAGGTCCTCGATTCCTGTGAAGATTGCGCTGATGTTATGGGTGGCCTAGTTATTAAGAACAGTTAA